The Xenopus laevis strain J_2021 chromosome 7S, Xenopus_laevis_v10.1, whole genome shotgun sequence genome includes a window with the following:
- the LOC121396068 gene encoding negative elongation factor E-like codes for DRQTHRQRDRQTHRQRDRETDKQTDTDRETDRQRERQTDRQDRQTNRQRDRQKDRQTNRQTNRQRDRQR; via the exons gacagacagacacacagacagagagacagacagacacacagacagagagatagggagacagacaaacagacagac acagacagagagacagacagacagagagaaagacaaacagacagacag gacagacagacaaacagacagagagacagacaaaaagacagacagacaaacagacagacaaacagacagagagacagacagaga